CCGCCACGGGGTATCTGGTTCTAGCTTGGCAAGCTCTGGCCAAGGTTCAGCATCAGACCTGGGAAGAAATGCCGGTTAAGTTCAGTGATGTCATGATTCATAAGGCTACCATTCTACCTTCTGAAGGTACGTAATGCACTGATTATAATCTGTGATAGTCATTTTAATAAATTCCaagatatatttgaaaaattcaGAATAGAATGCAATTGAGATTGCAGTGaattatatattgattttttgtttAGGAAAAGTGAAATTCAAGGTTCTGATAATGCAGACTACAGGAGACTTTGAGATCAGTGAGAGTGGATTATTATCTGTCAGTGGAAAGATAAGACAGATAGAGCCATCAGAAGCAGAAACACTACCAATCACAGACAGGCCAGTCATGGAACTTAGTAGTGCTGATGTCTACAAAGAACTCAGACTCAGGGGATATGACTATGGAGCAGACTTCAGGGGAATCTCAGCTGCAGAGATCAATGGTACTAGTAAATATGAATGTACAGTGTGTTCACAAATATGAATCTATGGAAGAACGTACTATACAAATAGGATGGAGGTAAATTACTTTCCTGTTATATGTTTTCCAGGAAAATATGGAGAGCTAATTTGGAAGAACAACTGGATTTCCTTCCTAGATACAATGTTACAGATGTCAATTTTACACCTTTCTGGTAATGGCTTATGTCTCCCAACCAGAATTAAATCGGTCACAATAAATCCACTCCACCATGGAAAAAATGTTTATACCAACGAAAAGGATCAGTCAGGTAAAGAAAACTCGTATATCATTTTGCTTCATTATCCTATTGCGAAAGGGAATATAGTGACGGACTGTTCGTGTGTGCAAGTGTATGTGTAATACTGAGCTTGTATATGCTCTACAGGCTACATTATTAACTCAATTGCTTTAATACTTCAGAGGTAGCTTTGTTATTAAGAGAGAAAATActttattgattttggggtcaaaagatcaGGCAAGGTCACTAcgggacttcatagaaaaagcttgtagacactctacggGTGACTTTTTTGTGCTTGATTAACTTAATACTTCAGAAGTTGCTTTGTTATCAAAAGAGGAAGAAACTTTTtgattttgggatcaaaaggtcaaagtcactacAGGAAGAAAAGCTTGTAGATACTCTACAGACGACATTTTTtgcttgatttatttgatacttcacatatagctttgttatcaagagaggaagaacttGACTTGGTATCAAAAGGTCAGTCACTACAGGTCATCATTGAAAAACCTTGTAGTGGATATACACTCTTATGCAGTActcctttttaaaaaagattctTTAAGCCAAGTATTATATCAGTATATCGCAGTATATCCCAAATACAATGTGTATTCCATTTAGTTTCAGATTATTTTTATTAAGTTAATTATTAAGGGTTAATTAATTACAAATgcctattgattttttttagttttgtttgtaaaagttGATAAGTACACAGACAGATGTTGGTCAGGAGGAGTGACAATCCATGGTCTGCATGCCACTACTGCTCCACGGAGACAGCAGCAACACAAACCTCCCATGCTGGAAAAGTACGAGTTTGTCCCATATATTGCACACAGCTACATCAACCAGACACCTGATCTCAAGAGCTATGTTGCACTGTGTAGACACTATGCAGTACAGAGTTTGAAGAATCTACAGCAAAGCACTTCTAGTGTGATAAAGCAAGAAACGCTCCAGACCATTTTAGCAGAACTTTCTGAGGAATGTCAACTATCAGTGGAAACTGTCTTCCCATACCAGGCAAGCACATCGTTGCTGGACCTACTCAAACAACAGATGAATACCAGCCATATTCAGAATGATAGACTAATGACAAATCTTTCACAGACAAATGTTTTGAAACCTGCCTTGGATATTGTGATTGAAAACTGTATAAGTTCAAATCTCAGTGTCTTGGAAGTGGAAGCAGGAAGTGGTTGTTTGTACAAGAGTGTTTGTCCTCAGATGTTGTCACACCCGATGATGAGCATCAATTACAGAATTACTGGCTCTACAGATCACGTTACTCAGGAGGACAAAGATCTCTACAACCTAACACCAGAACAATGGAACATCTCAAATGCACCACCTAACATAAAATCATCCAATCTGATAATCCTACAAAATGTGCTTCACAAACATGCAAATCTCAAACAAACTCTCCAAAATGTTACCCAAGCTCTTGATCAGCATGGATTTCTCTTGATACAAGAAGTGACTGATAACTTCCCAATCATGCTTGCAGTGCTCTATTTGCAAGAAAAGCTCCCCAGTATTGAGGATCTTGACATAAGATCTCTTTACTGTTTCTGCAATGAAGACCGTTGGATCCAAATATTCCAGGAAATTGGTTTAAATCTCTTATACAAAAGATCCGATGGTATCATGTCATCCCTGTTTTTACTAAGTAAGATTAAACCAAAAGTCCCTGTATCAGAAATAGATGTAAGCTGTTATAGTTGTACATGGTTTGAGGATATGAAGTCAAAGATATCGGAATCGGGAAATGGAAAATCTAAGAAATTGTTATGGTTGTTGGCTAACTCTGGTGTTCCAAATGGAGTAGTTGGTATGGTGAACTGCTTGAGGAGAGAAGGAGGAGGTGCTAACATTAGGTATCTGATATAGATATGAATTGGATTACATTTCTATGACGGATTGTGTAAAGGAAATGTTTGATTAATCTTCTTCATTTCTTTTACAGATGCATCCTAAATGGGGGTAAAGATAGCCTAACTCTTACAGAGGAAGTCTTCACAAATATTCAAGAGAAAAATCTAGTCATGAACATTTTTAGAGATGGAGTTTGGGGATCATATAGGCATCTCCCTATTGAAGAAGGtaaacaaaatcttttaagttCAAACACTTCCTTAAAAAAAGAGGGGTATATTGCTATCCATCTCTCTGTTGGTAGATAATACGATGCCTATTATTCAACTGACAGTAAACGAATCCTTTCCCTCATTGTCAATAAACTTCCTGGTACCCTTGTTAATGTTTGGGTCAAAAGATTAAATTTTTATAACAAGTTACACCATTCATAGATTTCAGTATGGGAGATCAAGAGTTATCtatgttttacatacatttcTTTTCAGAAAATTAGTGTATTTTATACCCTGTGCAAGGAATtgcggagggtataatgtttttaacCCATTCGTCCGTCAGTCAATCTGTCAATCCTGTTCTTATCAGCGCAACGATGTTTCTGTTGAGACAAATCCTCATCATTAAAcaaatttatatttacagaTTATCTATTTTGAACATATTGTATTGATAATAATCAAAAGGAGTGGAAAAAGTACTTACAACTTACTAGTTCCTTTCATCATATTCACAGATAAAATGATTGAAAAGAAGTCTGGTACCCATGCCTATGTTAATGTTTTGACAAGAGGGGATTTGTCAAGTCTGCAATGGGTGGAGTCTCCTCTTAAATTCTCTCGTTCAAAGTCCCTGTGTTCTGTCAGTTATGCTGCTCTTAACTTTCGAGATGTAATGTTGGCAACTGGAAGACTGCCACCTGATGCCATTCCAGGAGATTTAGCTCAGCAAGATTGCATTTTGGGAATGGAATTTTCAGGATATAACACTGAAGGAAAGAAAGTCGCGGGCTTAGTTCCAGCGAAGGTATCTGCTGATAAAGTCTGTAAAGCTAACGTTTTAAACagtaattttgaaacatttatcTCTGAACATGAAGAAGAAAtcacaatttattgaataagatGAATCAACTATAGTTCTAACTATCCATATACAATGTAAGTATAAAGATTTGCATTTCAGGGGCTTGCAACACATGTTGATGTAACTCCAGAATTCCTGTGGTCAGTTCCTGAGAACTGGACTTTAGAACAGGCAGCTACTGTTCCTGTTGTTTACTCTACTGTGTACTATGCCTTGGTCATTAGAGGGAGGATAAATCCAGGAGACAAAGTCCTGATTCATTCTGGTAGTGGTGGAGTAGGACAGGCAGCCATTTCTGTAGCCCTGCATCATGGATGCGAGGTCTTCACTACAGTGGGGtctgaagaaaaaagaaagttttTGAAGTCAAGATTTCCTCAACTTCAGGATGACCACTTCTGCAATTCAAGAGatgtttcatttgaaaaaaatattctaacTGTAACCAAGGGAAAAGGTATTCAAATATGTGTTAAAAGggtctttaaaaatgttaaattgcaATTGTATATTTACTATGCGAAATGTAGGTGTACTTGCTGTAAGTTTGCTTACCATAGTTGTACTTACATTAATGGcatttatattattatattttagCATATTTTACACAGTGCTTAGTGCACTCATATAGCACAATACTGATGGTGTTAATTTTTGACTAGGACAAATAGTCCATGACCCACAATAAACTGCActtaaattttgtttgataACATACTAAAAAGAGAATACTTTCAGCAAATTTTTATGTAGAGTGCACCTgcatgaaacaaaacaaaaggcACATGGGCCACAAGACTAAACTGCGTCTCCTTGGCTCTTCTCTTTAAGAAGATTTTAGTTCCGTGGGTATCCAGGTCGTCAGTATCCCTTACTTGTCATGAAAGGTGACTAAATAGGGTGATCCTTTGGATGAatccgcaaaaaccgaggccccgtgtcatagcaggtatgggcatgataaagatccctccctgcttgaaaggccataagcactgaggataggcctaaatttatcAGCCCTTCAcaagcaatggtgacatctccatatgagtgaaaaattctcgagcaatattcaaccaaccaaccaaccaccCTAATCCCATGACAAATTTTGACCCTATATTATCACCCCCAACTTTGCACCATGGGATTCTTACCTAACTGAACTTGAATCAAAGATTATACTTATTCTCATCTAAAACTTCATCCCCTATTGAGGCCTAATCTTCCCTAATGTCGGATGAGATTAAGATCGGCtcaatatttggactgacgccttcagtCCAACTATTCAGCCCAGCcaaatctcaaccgagattagaTCTTCCCTACCCGTAATCCACAGGCTGtgatttgaagaaaattgaatctgcattaactgagaatgcttgcatattaatatgactaaccATAACATAACATTGTTCCTCGTGAGCAAAGGGGTTTTCCCTGTATATTCCATTAAAAAATTGTgttcccatattgtggcccaaccttaCCTCCCgaatttttatgattaaaaacaaattgaatattCACTAACTGAGGATGTTTGCATATAATTATGATGAATCATGGCCCTGTTAGAAGATTTTTACTAGATATCcctttgtaaaactttgatctcctatattgtggcccaatcttacccccagggccatgatttgaactagtTTGAATCTCCATccattaaaaatgttttgtctTTCTGGTCCATTGATTCAAAGACTTTTAAAAGATGCCAACATATCTCTACTTTTTCTTAATCATCTCCCATTTGAAAAGAGTATGACTATTTATTCAAACAATTTTGAATTACCTAATGATACCcatgacaagtttggttgaaattggccctgtggttctggagaagtcaaaaatgtgtaaAGGTTATGGACGGACCAAAAAAATGCTGGACAAGAAGTGATAAGAAAAACTTACTTGAGCTTatagctcaggtgaactaaaacaAAATAGCTACTGTTGTATATGATTATCTTTCTATCATGGGTTGCAGGAGTTGATGTTGTTTTGAATTCCCTCTCTGAAGAAAAATTACAAGCCAGCTTACAAGTTGTAGCCCAACACGGAAGATTTCTGGAAATAGGAAAATACGACCTCTCGAATAATACTGCTTTAGGTATGCAACATATAAActcctcatgaaaataaaatgatatacatatatactgttTTACACAGCATACTACATTGATTAATGACTGATTTGATTTTGCCCAGGCATGTCAATCTTTCTGAAAAACATAAGTTTTCATGGTATTCTGTTGGATGCCTTGTTCGATGAGAACAACACTGACTGGCAGAAAGTGTCTCGACTGATGGATGAAGGAATACAATCCGGTGCTGTGCAGCCTTTAAATAGCTCTGTATTTGAAAATGATCAACTAGAGGAAGCTTTCAGATTCATGGCACAAGGAAAACATATTGGAAAAGTTCTCATCAAGGTGGGATTAAAAGTGGCagattaaaaatacattttgaaaattgtgttttattattgattttctttagaGAAGGCATGACTTTACcaactgaaattcattttctgtAGGTTTCAGAGAATGGTGCTAACACTGCATCTCACAACTTATCAATTGTCCCAAGGACCTCTTGTCATCCAGGCAAAGCCTACATAATCACTGGAGGACTTGGAGGATTTGGTCTGGAGCTCTCTGAATGGCTGATTGAGAGAGGTGCTCAATGTCTAGTTCTTACATCCAGGTCAGGGATCAAATCAGGATACCAGAAAAGGAAACTTCAAAAGTGGCACAAGAAAGGAGTTCAAGTCATTGTGTCTAGGCGGGATCTTCAGAGTGAAGAGGACACAAAATTACTGGTGGAGGAGACCAGTCAAGTGAAACCTGTTGGAGGAATATTCCATCTAGCTATGGTTAGTTTCTTTCTCTATCAGAGTTCTTTCCTTCAAATATTGATGTATTAGGATCTGCAGTGGGTAAAGATCACTTAATTCGATAATGATAATGTATTAGGATATGCAGTGGGTAAAGATCACTTAATTCGATAATGATAATGTATTAGGATATGCAGTGGGTAAAGATCACTTAATTCGATAATGATAATGTATTAGGATATGCAGTGGGTAAAGATCACTTAATTCGATAATTGGAAACAAGTCTTATGTTTAGGTCTTGAAAGATGGACTGATAGAGAATCAGACAGTTGATCAGTTCCAGAGTGT
This genomic window from Ostrea edulis chromosome 4, xbOstEdul1.1, whole genome shotgun sequence contains:
- the LOC130053943 gene encoding fatty acid synthase-like isoform X2 → MPARILDDPIPPADFPMELLSEVELDPPVIERRTCELVISGVSCRLPESENMEEFEQHLMNGDDMVSEDNRRWQPGLYGLPKRSGKLKTLNKFDAAFFGVNPKQANRMDPQLRMLLEVTYEAIVDSGTNPSSIRGSKTGVFIGASASEAHEAWAMDPQKTMGYSMTGCTRSMFANRLSYFFDLKGPSFALDTACSSSLLALDQAVNSIRQGHCDAAIVGGCSVCLKPLTALQFLKLGMLSPEGTCKSFDASGNGYCRSEGIVVVYLQMKPDAKRIYSRVVHSKTNSDGKKEQGITFPSGDIQKRLLYGVYEDAGVAPNKVVYVEAHGTGTKAGDPQEVNTIVDVFCKDREGPLPIGSVKSNMGHAEPASGLAAIAKVIIGMEKGVIPANLHYKEANPDIPGLNDGRLQVVTQNMTMKEGFVGVNSFGFGGSNVHVILQSPEEQTESNHDANTSKRLFVYSSRTFDGVQKILQMAQNNKQNLGMHALLNESANVDISVEMYKGFTILNGSDDTNMNLIQPYNGEKRPTWFVFSGMGTQWHGMGRDMMVFDVFKNSILKSDAVLSVHGVKLYDLMMTAEESAFEDTVNSFICIAAIQVALVDTLRVIGIAPDGIVGHSVGELGCAYADGSLTAGETVLAAYWRGRCIRESNLPPGGMAAVGMTWEEACAQCPPGVVPACHNSEDTVTISGPKEAVATFVNQLKEKNVFAKEVNSSGVAFHSYYMAKIAPVLKAALDKVIKPKPRSKKWISSSIPEEGWDSNMAQYSSAEYHVNNLVSPVLFYEALKHIPDNANVIEIAPHCLLQAILKRTLKPSCCNVGLMKRGHTDNVEHFYMALGKCYTHGVRMSPLKLYPAVNFPVPRGTPMISPVIQAQWNHSMDWDVPTPEDMIAGSGGDSGFVTEFTIGPDSPDNFLKGHCIDGRVLFPATGYLVLAWQALAKVQHQTWEEMPVKFSDVMIHKATILPSEGKVKFKVLIMQTTGDFEISESGLLSVSGKIRQIEPSEAETLPITDRPVMELSSADVYKELRLRGYDYGADFRGISAAEINGKYGELIWKNNWISFLDTMLQMSILHLSGNGLCLPTRIKSVTINPLHHGKNVYTNEKDQSVLFVKVDKYTDRCWSGGVTIHGLHATTAPRRQQQHKPPMLEKYEFVPYIAHSYINQTPDLKSYVALCRHYAVQSLKNLQQSTSSVIKQETLQTILAELSEECQLSVETVFPYQASTSLLDLLKQQMNTSHIQNDRLMTNLSQTNVLKPALDIVIENCISSNLSVLEVEAGSGCLYKSVCPQMLSHPMMSINYRITGSTDHVTQEDKDLYNLTPEQWNISNAPPNIKSSNLIILQNVLHKHANLKQTLQNVTQALDQHGFLLIQEVTDNFPIMLAVLYLQEKLPSIEDLDIRSLYCFCNEDRWIQIFQEIGLNLLYKRSDGIMSSLFLLSKIKPKVPVSEIDVSCYSCTWFEDMKSKISESGNGKSKKLLWLLANSGVPNGVVGMVNCLRREGGGANIRCILNGGKDSLTLTEEVFTNIQEKNLVMNIFRDGVWGSYRHLPIEEDKMIEKKSGTHAYVNVLTRGDLSSLQWVESPLKFSRSKSLCSVSYAALNFRDVMLATGRLPPDAIPGDLAQQDCILGMEFSGYNTEGKKVAGLVPAKGLATHVDVTPEFLWSVPENWTLEQAATVPVVYSTVYYALVIRGRINPGDKVLIHSGSGGVGQAAISVALHHGCEVFTTVGSEEKRKFLKSRFPQLQDDHFCNSRDVSFEKNILTVTKGKGVDVVLNSLSEEKLQASLQVVAQHGRFLEIGKYDLSNNTALGMSIFLKNISFHGILLDALFDENNTDWQKVSRLMDEGIQSGAVQPLNSSVFENDQLEEAFRFMAQGKHIGKVLIKVSENGANTASHNLSIVPRTSCHPGKAYIITGGLGGFGLELSEWLIERGAQCLVLTSRSGIKSGYQKRKLQKWHKKGVQVIVSRRDLQSEEDTKLLVEETSQVKPVGGIFHLAMVLKDGLIENQTVDQFQSVCQPKVFGTMYLDRITRNVCRESLDWFVVFSSVSCGRGNSGQSNYGLANSFMERICEHRKMEGFPGKLNDRTCNPMGCNWGCWSCFGNHGQ